The Streptomyces sp. NBC_01244 genome contains a region encoding:
- a CDS encoding ferredoxin, with protein MTVQQEVSAGGSGVAGEPLEVWIDQDLCTGDGICVQYAPEVFELDIDGLAYVKSPADELLVEAGATTPVPLVLLQDVVDSAKECPGDCIHVRRVSDRVEVFGPDAE; from the coding sequence ATGACCGTGCAGCAGGAGGTTTCCGCGGGGGGTTCCGGCGTGGCCGGAGAGCCGCTCGAGGTCTGGATCGACCAGGACCTCTGCACTGGCGACGGCATCTGTGTGCAGTACGCACCGGAGGTGTTCGAGCTGGACATCGATGGTCTGGCGTACGTGAAGAGCCCTGCCGACGAGTTGCTCGTGGAGGCGGGGGCGACCACTCCGGTTCCGCTGGTGCTGCTTCAGGACGTGGTGGATTCCGCGAAGGAATGTCCCGGGGATTGCATCCACGTAAGGCGGGTTTCGGACAGGGTGGAAGTCTTCGGTCCGGACGCGGAGTGA
- a CDS encoding MFS transporter, with amino-acid sequence MAAGYAELLRTRHAARLLVGTLIGRLPNGTGPIAIVLFTRAEGGSYSLAGALAAVYGVSNAVGQPLLGRAVDLFGQPRVQLPAAVVSALGMVWLALAGTGSVAVAYAAVVVAGLFTPPLEGGLRALWPSVLGGKEERVHAAYAMDAVAQEVMFTVGPLLVTLCVALWDPAVALLVLNGIGVLGALSVVVSEPSRTWRSEPREAHWLGALRSRGLLALLGAFFFVGTALGSITVAGVAYADEHGGQAVYGWLMAALGLGALFGGVLYGARQWVGAPERRLWLLLALLAVCYLPLMLVPGVVAMTGFAALAGVFLAPALACAFIVVDRHAPAGTVTEAFSWLVTFFGVGAAIGTAAAGPAVEAGGTAAGFAVASVAGFAALLVLTVTQRVLARPGASRAVAGSAPGSVAGEPVAGSAGPLEGSAEASVTGA; translated from the coding sequence ATGGCCGCGGGTTACGCGGAGCTGCTCAGGACCCGGCATGCCGCGAGGCTGCTGGTGGGCACGCTCATAGGCCGGCTGCCGAACGGGACGGGGCCGATCGCGATCGTGCTGTTCACCCGGGCGGAGGGTGGCAGTTACAGCCTGGCGGGTGCGCTGGCGGCCGTGTACGGGGTGTCGAACGCGGTGGGGCAGCCGTTGCTGGGGCGGGCGGTGGACCTTTTCGGGCAGCCGCGGGTGCAGTTGCCGGCGGCGGTGGTGTCGGCGCTGGGCATGGTGTGGCTGGCGCTGGCCGGTACGGGGTCGGTGGCGGTGGCGTACGCGGCGGTGGTGGTCGCGGGGCTGTTCACGCCGCCGCTGGAGGGCGGGCTGCGGGCGCTGTGGCCGAGTGTGCTGGGGGGCAAGGAGGAGCGGGTCCACGCGGCGTACGCGATGGACGCGGTGGCCCAGGAGGTCATGTTCACGGTGGGGCCGCTGCTGGTGACGCTGTGCGTGGCGCTGTGGGATCCGGCGGTGGCGCTGCTGGTGCTGAACGGGATCGGGGTGCTGGGGGCGCTGTCGGTCGTGGTGTCGGAGCCTTCGCGTACGTGGCGTTCGGAGCCGCGGGAGGCGCACTGGCTGGGGGCGCTGCGTTCGCGGGGTCTGCTGGCGTTGCTGGGGGCGTTCTTCTTCGTGGGTACGGCGCTGGGGTCGATCACGGTGGCGGGTGTGGCGTACGCGGATGAGCACGGGGGGCAGGCGGTGTACGGCTGGCTGATGGCGGCGCTGGGTCTGGGTGCGCTGTTCGGTGGTGTGCTGTACGGGGCGCGGCAGTGGGTGGGTGCGCCGGAGCGGCGGCTCTGGTTGTTGCTGGCGTTGTTGGCGGTGTGTTATTTGCCGTTGATGCTGGTGCCGGGTGTGGTGGCGATGACGGGGTTCGCGGCGTTGGCGGGGGTGTTCCTGGCTCCGGCTCTGGCGTGTGCGTTCATCGTGGTGGACCGGCATGCTCCGGCGGGCACGGTGACGGAGGCGTTCTCGTGGCTGGTGACGTTCTTCGGGGTGGGTGCGGCGATCGGTACGGCGGCGGCGGGTCCTGCGGTGGAGGCGGGGGGTACGGCGGCGGGTTTCGCGGTGGCGAGCGTGGCGGGGTTCGCCGCGCTGCTGGTGCTGACGGTGACTCAGCGGGTGCTGGCGCGTCCGGGTGCGAGCCGTGCGGTGGCGGGTTCGGCGCCGGGGTCGGTGGCCGGGGAGCCGGTGGCGGGTTCGGCGGGGCCGTTGGAGGGCTCTGCGGAGGCTTCTGTGACGGGGGCTTAG
- a CDS encoding ubiquitin-like protein Pup gives MATKDTGGGQQKAQRSTEEVEEAAVEESTDLKERQEKLSDDVDSVLDEIDDVLEENAEDFVRSFVQKGGQ, from the coding sequence ATGGCGACCAAGGACACCGGCGGCGGACAGCAGAAGGCGCAGCGCTCGACCGAGGAGGTCGAGGAGGCGGCGGTCGAGGAATCGACCGACCTCAAGGAGCGACAGGAAAAGCTCTCGGACGACGTCGACTCCGTACTTGACGAGATTGACGATGTACTCGAGGAGAACGCCGAGGACTTCGTTCGCTCATTCGTTCAAAAAGGTGGCCAGTAG
- a CDS encoding endonuclease VII domain-containing protein, translated as MPVRAGSKRCVRCGEERPRAAFGIKRSNMDGLQKHCRDCAPRGHLKALSAEAGMVRRRVEVPEGHKLCTRCGEVKPHSGFHRNSSAPDGRNARCKTCRAVEGRAGHLRRKYGITEGERDQMIADQGGLCCICLRAPAVHVDHCHKTGRVRGVLCFNCNTGVGLLQDDPDHARRAVEYLEGNLWNPTFEAQGVCRQPS; from the coding sequence ATGCCCGTAAGGGCAGGGTCGAAGCGTTGTGTGCGGTGCGGCGAGGAGCGGCCGCGCGCAGCCTTCGGCATCAAGCGGTCGAACATGGATGGCTTGCAAAAACACTGCAGGGACTGCGCTCCGAGGGGTCACCTCAAAGCGCTGTCGGCGGAGGCCGGGATGGTCCGTCGGCGTGTGGAAGTGCCGGAAGGGCACAAGCTCTGCACGCGCTGCGGGGAGGTTAAGCCGCATTCCGGGTTTCATCGCAATTCATCCGCTCCTGATGGCCGCAATGCGCGATGCAAGACGTGCCGGGCCGTGGAGGGTCGGGCGGGTCACCTTAGGCGCAAGTACGGAATCACCGAGGGCGAGCGCGACCAGATGATCGCGGATCAGGGCGGTCTCTGTTGCATCTGCCTTCGGGCTCCTGCCGTACATGTGGATCACTGCCACAAAACGGGTAGGGTCCGGGGCGTACTTTGCTTCAACTGCAATACGGGCGTTGGCCTGTTGCAGGATGATCCCGACCATGCCCGTCGGGCAGTCGAATATCTGGAAGGAAACCTGTGGAACCCAACATTCGAAGCACAGGGCGTCTGCCGGCAGCCTTCCTGA
- the prcB gene encoding proteasome subunit beta — protein sequence MEPNIRSTGRLPAAFLTPGSSSFMDFLGAHQPEMLPGNRKLPDGVIEAPHGTTIVAATFPGGVVLAGDRRATMGNMIAQRDIEKVFPADEYSAVGIAGTAGLAVEMVKLFQLELEHFEKVEGATLSLEGKANRLSTMIRSNLGMAMQGLAVVPLFAGYDEAKERGRIFSYDVTGGRSEEHGYAATGSGSIFARGSMKKLYHSKLTEEEATTLVVQALYDAADDDSATGGPDLYRHIYPIVTVMTDEGFRRLTDEESSELARKITNRRLEQPDGPRAALL from the coding sequence GTGGAACCCAACATTCGAAGCACAGGGCGTCTGCCGGCAGCCTTCCTGACGCCGGGGTCGTCGTCCTTCATGGACTTCTTGGGCGCGCACCAGCCCGAGATGCTCCCGGGCAACCGGAAGCTGCCCGACGGGGTCATCGAGGCGCCGCACGGGACGACCATCGTGGCCGCCACCTTCCCCGGCGGGGTGGTCCTCGCCGGTGACCGGCGGGCGACCATGGGGAACATGATCGCGCAGCGGGACATCGAGAAGGTGTTCCCGGCCGACGAGTACTCCGCCGTCGGCATCGCCGGCACCGCCGGTCTCGCCGTGGAGATGGTGAAGCTGTTCCAGCTGGAGCTGGAGCACTTCGAGAAGGTGGAGGGGGCGACCCTCAGTCTCGAAGGTAAGGCGAACCGGCTCTCCACCATGATCCGCAGCAACCTGGGCATGGCCATGCAGGGCCTGGCCGTCGTCCCGCTCTTCGCGGGGTACGACGAGGCCAAGGAGAGGGGCCGGATCTTCTCCTACGACGTGACCGGCGGCCGCTCCGAGGAGCACGGCTACGCCGCGACCGGGTCGGGCTCGATCTTCGCCCGCGGTTCGATGAAGAAGCTGTACCACTCGAAGCTGACGGAGGAAGAGGCCACGACGCTGGTCGTGCAGGCGTTGTACGACGCCGCCGACGACGACTCGGCCACCGGCGGTCCGGACCTCTACCGCCACATCTACCCCATCGTCACCGTCATGACCGACGAGGGATTCCGCAGGCTGACCGACGAGGAGTCCTCGGAGCTGGCCCGCAAGATCACGAACCGCCGGCTGGAGCAGCCCGACGGTCCGCGCGCCGCCCTGCTCTGA
- the dop gene encoding depupylase/deamidase Dop, which produces MTVRRVMGIETEYGISVPGHPNANAMLTSSQIVNAYAAAMHRARRARWDFEEENPLRDARGFDLAREAADNSQLTDEDIGLANVILTNGARLYVDHAHPEYSSPEITNPLDAVLWDKAGERIMAEAAVRAAQLPGAQPIHLYKNNTDNKGASYGTHENYLMKRETPFSDIVRHLTPFFVSRLVFTGAGRVGIGQDGREHGFQISQRADYFEVEVGLETTLKRPIINTRDEPHSDAEKYRRLHVIIGDANLSEISTYLKLGTTALVLSMIEDGYINVDLAVDQPVRTLHQVSHDPDLQHLITLRSGRTLTAVQLQMEYYELARKYVEERFGSDADEQTKDVLARWEDVLGRLETDPMSLSGELDWIAKREILEGYRRRDGLEWDAARLHLVDLQYADVRPEKGLYNRLVARGKMKRLLEEPAVDRAQSKPPEDTRAYFRGRCLEQYADDVAAASWDSVIFDLPGHDSLQRVPTLEPLRGTRAHVKELLDRCRTAEDLVRVLSGR; this is translated from the coding sequence ATGACCGTACGGCGAGTAATGGGGATCGAGACGGAGTACGGGATCTCCGTCCCGGGGCACCCGAACGCCAATGCCATGCTCACCTCGTCCCAGATCGTCAACGCCTACGCGGCGGCGATGCACCGGGCGCGACGCGCCCGCTGGGACTTCGAGGAAGAGAACCCGCTGCGGGACGCCCGCGGCTTCGACCTCGCCCGCGAGGCCGCCGACAACAGCCAGCTCACCGACGAGGACATCGGCCTCGCCAACGTCATCCTCACCAACGGCGCACGCCTCTACGTCGACCACGCACACCCCGAATACAGCTCCCCGGAGATCACCAACCCGCTCGACGCCGTCCTCTGGGACAAGGCCGGCGAGCGGATCATGGCCGAAGCGGCTGTCAGGGCCGCCCAGCTCCCCGGGGCCCAGCCCATCCACCTCTACAAGAACAACACCGACAACAAGGGCGCTTCCTACGGCACGCACGAGAACTACCTGATGAAGCGGGAAACCCCCTTCTCGGACATCGTGCGCCACCTCACCCCCTTCTTCGTCTCCCGCCTCGTCTTCACCGGCGCCGGCCGCGTCGGCATCGGCCAGGACGGCCGCGAACACGGCTTCCAGATCAGCCAGCGCGCCGACTACTTCGAAGTCGAGGTCGGCCTGGAGACCACCCTCAAGCGCCCCATCATCAACACGAGGGACGAGCCGCACTCGGACGCGGAGAAATACCGCCGCCTCCACGTGATCATCGGCGACGCCAACCTCTCCGAGATCTCCACCTACCTCAAACTCGGCACCACCGCCCTGGTCCTGTCCATGATCGAAGACGGCTACATCAACGTCGACCTCGCCGTGGACCAGCCCGTACGCACCCTCCACCAGGTCTCCCACGACCCCGACCTGCAGCACCTGATCACGCTGCGCAGCGGGCGGACGCTGACCGCCGTACAGCTCCAGATGGAGTACTACGAGCTGGCCAGGAAGTACGTGGAGGAGCGTTTCGGCTCCGACGCGGACGAGCAGACCAAGGATGTGCTGGCCCGCTGGGAGGACGTACTGGGCCGGCTGGAAACCGACCCGATGAGCCTGTCGGGAGAGCTCGACTGGATCGCGAAGCGGGAGATCCTCGAGGGCTACCGGCGCCGGGACGGCCTCGAATGGGACGCGGCCCGTCTCCACCTGGTGGACCTCCAGTACGCGGACGTACGGCCCGAGAAGGGGCTCTACAACCGCCTGGTGGCCCGCGGCAAGATGAAGCGCCTGCTGGAGGAGCCGGCGGTGGATCGGGCGCAGAGCAAGCCGCCGGAGGACACCCGGGCGTACTTCCGGGGGCGGTGCCTGGAGCAGTACGCGGACGACGTGGCGGCGGCCTCGTGGGACTCGGTGATCTTCGACCTGCCGGGCCACGACTCCCTCCAGCGGGTCCCGACCCTGGAACCCCTGCGGGGCACCCGTGCCCACGTGAAGGAGCTCCTGGACCGCTGCCGCACGGCGGAGGACCTGGTGCGGGTGCTGTCGGGGCGGTAA
- a CDS encoding LacI family DNA-binding transcriptional regulator, producing the protein MTRPTSRDVATAAGVSQATVSLVLGDKWRGRVSQRTADHVRHTATELGYRPNLAARNLRLGSTRTALLVVPALTNEFFARVYTGAARIAAEHGFGVVLYPSPDGTGPARNPFASARAALDGVIASSMAADALHALGGNELPLVMLDSDPTADTAHAHVNLAIADGMRQTAQHLLTHGHHRFLHLASAIDSWTFTIRANALAAHLPPPTELRTVRAHLSVEAARTAMERALDTPADRRPTAVVCDDDILAAGACKAARRLGLRIPEDLSVTGFDDLALATAVEPELTTVHLPAERVGEQGMTALLAVLEGTPWTPVDIPVHLVVRDSTGPAPRT; encoded by the coding sequence GTGACGAGACCCACCAGCCGCGACGTGGCCACCGCCGCCGGAGTCTCCCAGGCCACCGTCTCCCTCGTCCTCGGCGACAAATGGCGCGGCCGCGTCTCCCAACGCACCGCCGACCACGTCCGCCACACCGCCACCGAACTCGGCTACCGCCCCAACCTCGCCGCCCGCAACCTCCGCCTCGGATCCACCCGCACCGCCCTCCTCGTCGTCCCCGCCCTCACCAACGAATTCTTCGCCCGCGTCTACACCGGCGCCGCCCGCATCGCCGCCGAACACGGCTTCGGCGTCGTCCTCTACCCCTCCCCCGACGGCACCGGCCCCGCCCGCAACCCCTTCGCCTCCGCCCGCGCCGCCCTCGACGGAGTCATCGCCTCCTCCATGGCCGCCGACGCCCTCCACGCCCTCGGCGGCAACGAACTCCCCCTCGTCATGCTCGACAGCGACCCCACCGCCGACACCGCCCACGCCCACGTCAACCTCGCCATCGCCGACGGCATGCGCCAAACCGCCCAACACCTCCTCACCCACGGCCACCACCGCTTCCTCCACCTCGCCTCCGCCATCGACTCCTGGACCTTCACCATCCGCGCGAACGCCCTCGCCGCCCACCTGCCGCCCCCCACCGAGCTGCGCACCGTACGGGCCCACCTCAGCGTGGAAGCCGCCCGTACGGCCATGGAGCGCGCCCTGGACACCCCCGCGGACCGCCGCCCCACCGCCGTCGTCTGCGACGACGACATCCTCGCCGCCGGCGCCTGCAAAGCCGCCCGCCGCCTCGGCCTGCGCATCCCCGAAGACCTCTCCGTCACCGGCTTCGACGACCTCGCCCTCGCCACCGCCGTCGAACCCGAACTCACCACCGTCCACCTCCCCGCCGAACGCGTCGGCGAACAAGGCATGACCGCCCTCCTCGCCGTCCTCGAAGGCACCCCCTGGACCCCCGTCGACATCCCGGTCCACCTCGTCGTCCGCGACTCCACGGGACCCGCACCCCGCACCTGA
- the arc gene encoding proteasome ATPase produces MAAHDDDINRGIRPGRGSEDPAGQVAYLEQEIAVLRRKLADSPRHTRILEERIVELQTNLAGVSAQNERLANTLREARDQIVALKEEVDRLAQPPAGFGVFLQSNEDGTVDIFTGGRKLRVNVSPSVEPDDLRRGQEVMLNEALNVVEAMEYERAGDIVTLKEILEDGERALVVGHTDEERVVRLAEPLLDVTIRPGDSLLLEPRSGYVYEIVPKSEVEDLVLEEVPDIDYDKIGGLGDQIELIRDAVELPYLYPDLFKEHELRPPKGILLYGPPGCGKTLIAKAVANSLAKKVAEVTGQPTGKSYFLNIKGPELLNKYVGETERHIRLVFQRAREKASEGTPVIVFFDEMESLFRTRGSGVSSDVENTIVPQLLAEIDGVEGLENVIVIGASNREDMIDPAILRPGRLDVKIKIERPGAEAAKDIFAKYLKATLPLHTDDLGEHQGSTAETVHSMIQTVVEQMYAETEENRFLEVTYANGDKEVLYFKDFNSGAMIQNIVDRAKKMAIKAFLEHNQKGLRVAHLLQACVDEFKENEDLPNTTNPDDWARISGKKGERIVFIRTLVTGKQGADTGRSIDTVANTGQYL; encoded by the coding sequence GTGGCAGCCCACGACGACGACATCAACCGCGGCATCCGGCCCGGGCGAGGGTCTGAGGACCCCGCCGGCCAGGTTGCCTATCTCGAGCAGGAAATCGCCGTCCTGCGACGTAAGCTCGCCGACTCTCCGCGACACACGAGGATTCTCGAAGAGCGGATCGTCGAGCTCCAGACAAACCTGGCAGGCGTCTCCGCACAGAACGAGCGGCTGGCGAACACCCTGCGCGAGGCCCGCGACCAGATCGTGGCCCTCAAGGAAGAAGTCGACCGGCTCGCACAGCCGCCGGCCGGCTTCGGAGTCTTCCTGCAGTCGAACGAAGACGGAACCGTCGACATCTTCACCGGCGGCCGAAAGCTCCGAGTGAACGTGAGCCCCAGCGTCGAACCGGATGACCTCCGGCGCGGCCAGGAGGTCATGCTCAACGAGGCCCTCAACGTGGTCGAGGCCATGGAGTACGAGCGGGCCGGGGACATCGTCACCCTCAAGGAAATCCTCGAGGACGGCGAGCGCGCCCTGGTGGTCGGGCACACCGACGAGGAAAGGGTGGTGAGGCTCGCCGAGCCGCTCCTGGACGTCACCATCCGCCCCGGCGACTCCCTGCTGCTCGAACCCCGCTCCGGCTACGTCTACGAGATCGTCCCCAAGAGCGAGGTCGAAGACCTCGTCCTCGAAGAGGTCCCGGACATCGACTACGACAAGATCGGCGGCCTGGGCGACCAGATCGAACTGATCCGCGACGCCGTCGAGCTCCCCTACCTCTACCCCGACCTCTTCAAGGAACACGAACTGCGGCCCCCGAAGGGCATCCTGCTCTACGGCCCTCCCGGCTGTGGCAAGACGCTCATCGCCAAGGCCGTGGCCAACTCCCTTGCCAAGAAGGTCGCCGAGGTCACCGGCCAGCCCACCGGGAAGTCCTACTTCCTGAACATCAAGGGCCCCGAACTCCTCAACAAGTACGTCGGCGAGACCGAGCGGCACATCCGCCTCGTCTTCCAGCGTGCGAGGGAGAAGGCGAGCGAGGGCACCCCCGTCATCGTCTTCTTCGACGAGATGGAATCCCTCTTCCGCACCCGCGGATCCGGAGTCAGCTCGGACGTGGAAAACACCATCGTCCCCCAGCTGCTCGCCGAGATCGACGGCGTGGAAGGCCTGGAGAACGTCATCGTCATCGGCGCCTCCAACCGCGAAGACATGATCGACCCGGCCATCCTGCGCCCCGGCCGGCTCGACGTGAAGATCAAGATCGAGCGCCCCGGCGCCGAGGCCGCCAAGGACATCTTCGCGAAGTACCTCAAGGCCACCCTGCCCCTGCACACCGACGACCTCGGCGAGCACCAGGGATCCACCGCGGAAACCGTCCACAGCATGATCCAGACCGTCGTCGAGCAGATGTACGCCGAAACCGAGGAGAACCGCTTCCTCGAGGTCACGTACGCCAACGGCGACAAGGAAGTCCTCTACTTCAAGGACTTCAACTCGGGCGCGATGATCCAGAACATCGTGGACCGTGCGAAGAAGATGGCCATCAAGGCCTTCCTCGAGCACAACCAGAAGGGCCTTCGCGTCGCCCACCTCCTCCAGGCTTGCGTGGACGAGTTCAAGGAGAACGAAGACCTGCCCAACACCACCAACCCCGACGACTGGGCCCGAATCTCCGGAAAGAAGGGCGAGCGGATCGTATTCATCCGAACCCTCGTCACCGGAAAGCAAGGCGCGGACACCGGACGCTCCATCGACACGGTGGCCAACACCGGTCAGTACCTCTGA
- the pafA gene encoding Pup--protein ligase yields MDRRIFGLENEYGVTCTFRGQRRLSPDEVARYLFRRVVSWGRSSNVFLRNGARLYLDVGSHPEYATPECDNLIELVTHDKAGERILEGLLVDAERRLHEEGIAGDVYLFKNNTDSAGNSYGCHENYLVARHGEFSRLADILIPFLVTRQLICGAGKVLQTPRGAVYCVSQRAEHIWEGVSSATTRSRPIINTRDEPHADAERYRRLHVIVGDSNMSETTMLLKVGATDLVLRMIEAGTVMRDLTLENPIRAIREVSHDITGQRKVRLASGREASALEIQREYYDKAVDFAERRGIRTGVVDQVLELWGRTLDAIDAEDLDRIGTEIDWVMKYQLIERYRAKHNMTMSNPRVAQIDLAYHDIHRRRGLYYLLERKGQAARICNDLKIFEGKSVPPQTTRARLRGDFIRRAQEQRRDFTVDWVHLKLNDQAQRTVLCKDPFRSVDDRVEKLIAGM; encoded by the coding sequence ATGGACCGCCGCATTTTCGGGCTGGAGAACGAGTACGGCGTCACGTGCACGTTCAGGGGACAGCGCCGACTGTCTCCTGACGAAGTGGCGCGCTACCTCTTCCGCCGTGTTGTGTCATGGGGCCGCAGTAGCAATGTCTTCCTGCGGAACGGCGCCCGCCTCTACCTCGACGTGGGTTCGCATCCGGAGTATGCAACTCCCGAATGCGACAACCTGATCGAACTGGTCACCCACGACAAGGCCGGCGAGCGCATTCTCGAGGGCCTGCTCGTCGACGCCGAACGCCGCCTGCACGAGGAGGGAATCGCGGGCGACGTCTATCTGTTCAAGAACAACACCGACTCGGCGGGAAACTCGTACGGCTGCCATGAGAACTACCTGGTGGCCCGGCACGGGGAATTCTCCCGGCTGGCGGACATTCTGATCCCGTTCCTCGTCACGCGGCAGCTGATCTGTGGTGCGGGCAAGGTGCTGCAGACGCCCCGGGGCGCGGTCTACTGCGTGAGTCAGCGGGCCGAGCACATCTGGGAGGGTGTCAGTTCGGCCACGACCCGTTCGCGGCCGATCATCAACACGCGGGACGAGCCGCATGCGGACGCGGAGCGTTACCGGCGCCTGCACGTGATCGTGGGCGACTCGAACATGTCCGAGACGACCATGCTGCTGAAGGTCGGGGCGACCGATCTGGTGCTGCGCATGATCGAGGCGGGCACGGTGATGCGGGACCTGACGCTGGAGAACCCGATCCGGGCGATCCGCGAGGTCAGTCACGACATCACGGGTCAGCGCAAGGTGCGTCTGGCGAGCGGGCGGGAGGCCTCCGCGCTGGAGATCCAGCGGGAGTACTACGACAAGGCCGTGGACTTCGCGGAGCGCCGGGGCATCCGCACGGGTGTCGTGGACCAGGTGCTGGAGCTGTGGGGCCGGACGCTGGACGCGATCGACGCGGAGGATCTGGACCGGATCGGGACCGAGATCGACTGGGTGATGAAGTACCAGCTGATCGAGCGGTACCGGGCGAAGCACAACATGACGATGTCGAATCCGCGGGTGGCTCAGATAGACCTCGCGTATCACGACATCCACCGCAGGCGCGGGCTGTACTACCTGCTGGAGCGCAAGGGGCAGGCGGCGCGGATCTGCAACGACCTGAAGATCTTCGAGGGCAAGTCGGTGCCTCCGCAGACGACGAGGGCGAGGCTGCGGGGTGACTTCATCCGTCGTGCGCAGGAGCAGCGGCGGGACTTCACGGTCGACTGGGTGCATCTGAAGCTGAACGACCAGGCGCAGCGCACGGTGCTGTGCAAGGACCCGTTCCGGTCGGTGGACGACCGGGTGGAGAAGCTGATCGCGGGGATGTGA
- the prcA gene encoding proteasome subunit alpha, whose product MSTPFYVSPQQAMADRAEYARKGIARGRSLVVIQYADGIVFVGENPSRALHKFSEIYDRIGFAAAGKYNEYENLRIGGVRYADLRGYTYDRDDVTARGLANVYAQTLGTIFSSAGEKPYEVELVVAEVGPTAAGDQIYRLPHDGSIVDEHGSVAVGGNAEQISTYLDQRHQDGMTLSEALKLAVQALSSQANGTDKSIPAERLEVAVLDRTRAQQRKFKRIRGRQLSRLLEADVPAAAQADAVSNDEAPEEEAE is encoded by the coding sequence GTGTCGACTCCGTTCTATGTGTCACCCCAGCAGGCCATGGCCGACCGGGCGGAATACGCCCGCAAGGGCATTGCCCGCGGTCGCAGCCTTGTTGTGATCCAGTACGCCGACGGCATCGTGTTCGTCGGTGAGAACCCGTCCCGCGCGCTGCACAAGTTCAGCGAGATCTACGACCGGATCGGCTTCGCGGCCGCCGGCAAGTACAACGAGTACGAGAACCTGCGCATCGGCGGTGTGCGGTACGCCGATCTGCGTGGATACACCTACGACCGTGACGATGTGACGGCCCGTGGGCTGGCGAACGTCTACGCGCAGACGCTCGGCACGATCTTCTCGAGTGCGGGGGAGAAGCCGTACGAGGTGGAGCTGGTCGTTGCCGAGGTCGGTCCGACCGCCGCGGGCGACCAGATCTATCGTCTTCCGCACGACGGGTCGATCGTCGACGAGCACGGGTCCGTCGCCGTGGGTGGCAACGCCGAGCAGATCAGCACCTATCTGGATCAGCGGCACCAGGACGGGATGACCCTGTCCGAGGCGCTGAAGCTGGCGGTGCAGGCGCTGTCGAGCCAGGCGAACGGTACGGACAAGTCGATTCCGGCGGAGCGGCTGGAGGTGGCGGTGCTGGACCGTACGCGGGCTCAGCAGCGCAAGTTCAAGCGGATCCGTGGCCGGCAGCTGTCGCGGCTGCTGGAGGCGGACGTTCCGGCGGCCGCTCAGGCGGATGCCGTGTCGAACGACGAGGCTCCCGAAGAGGAAGCCGAGTAG
- a CDS encoding tRNA (adenine-N1)-methyltransferase produces MSEPTGAARRRGPFEVGDQVQLTDPKGRHYTFTLEAGKNFHTHKGSFPHDELIGSPEGSVVRTTGNVAYLALRPLLPDYVLSMPRGAAVVYPKDAGQILAFADIFPGARVVEAGVGSGSLSSFLLRAIGDQGMLHSYERRPDFAEIATANVERYFGGPHPAWQLTVGDLQDNLSDTDVDRVILDMLAPWECLEAVSKALVPGGILCCYVATTTQLSRTVESIREFGCYAEPQPWESMIRNWHVEGLAVRPDHRMIGHTGFLVTARRLADGVEPPMRRRRPSKGAYGEDYDGPGSRSAVKTADTAEAAEAAETGDRD; encoded by the coding sequence ATGTCCGAACCGACCGGTGCCGCCCGCCGACGCGGGCCCTTCGAGGTCGGGGACCAGGTACAGCTCACCGACCCCAAGGGCCGCCACTACACGTTCACGCTCGAAGCCGGGAAGAATTTCCACACCCACAAGGGTTCCTTCCCGCACGACGAGCTGATCGGCTCCCCCGAGGGAAGCGTTGTCCGTACCACGGGCAACGTCGCCTACCTCGCGCTGCGTCCCCTGCTCCCCGACTATGTCCTGTCCATGCCCCGCGGTGCCGCCGTGGTCTACCCCAAGGACGCAGGCCAGATCCTGGCCTTCGCCGACATCTTCCCCGGCGCCCGCGTCGTGGAAGCAGGCGTCGGCTCCGGCTCCCTGAGCAGCTTCCTGCTGCGCGCCATCGGCGACCAGGGCATGCTCCACAGCTACGAGCGCCGCCCGGACTTCGCCGAGATCGCCACGGCCAACGTCGAACGCTACTTCGGCGGCCCGCACCCCGCGTGGCAGCTGACCGTCGGCGACCTCCAGGACAACCTGTCCGACACGGACGTCGACCGCGTGATCCTCGACATGCTCGCCCCCTGGGAATGCCTGGAGGCCGTCTCCAAGGCCCTGGTCCCCGGCGGCATCCTCTGCTGCTACGTGGCCACCACCACCCAGCTCTCCCGGACCGTCGAATCCATCCGCGAGTTCGGCTGCTACGCCGAACCGCAGCCCTGGGAATCGATGATCCGCAACTGGCACGTCGAGGGCCTGGCCGTCCGCCCCGACCACCGCATGATCGGCCACACCGGCTTCCTCGTCACCGCCCGCCGCCTCGCGGACGGCGTCGAGCCCCCCATGCGCCGCCGCCGCCCCTCCAAGGGCGCCTACGGCGAGGACTACGACGGCCCCGGCAGCCGCTCCGCCGTCAAGACCGCCGACACGGCCGAAGCCGCCGAAGCCGCCGAGACCGGCGACCGCGACTGA